From the genome of Polyangiaceae bacterium, one region includes:
- the preA gene encoding NAD-dependent dihydropyrimidine dehydrogenase subunit PreA has translation MADLSIDFAGIKSPNPFWLASAPPTNTGDQIMRAFDAGWGGAVWKTLGNPIVNVSSRFGGIDYGNTRLMGLNNIELITDRPLDVNLREIREVKRRYPNHAVIASLMVETKEEWKEIIERAEEAGADGHELNFGCPHGMCERGMGSAVSSEPKVLLEIARWAVEFATKPVIIKLSPNVTDIVEPGEAVLESGAHAISLINTVKSIMGVDLDRMVPLPRVGSGSTNGGYCGPAVKPIALHMVGELTRHPGIAKLPISGIGGIANWRDAAEFIALGCTSVQVCTAVMHYGYRIVEDMIEGLSDFLDARGMKSVMDLRGRAASAYKNWGELDLAYRVVADINPDKCIGCQLCYVACMDGAHQCIHLPGRTEAESRKAGHTHIPKFVPERAVTAKGGATGARVPYVDEDECIGCNLCQLVCPVSGCITMKEMSSGKPHECWDDRVQNGTDFVPGGLRVTEAARAKRSS, from the coding sequence GTGGCAGATCTTTCCATCGATTTCGCGGGGATCAAGAGCCCGAATCCATTTTGGCTCGCGTCGGCGCCGCCGACGAATACGGGCGATCAGATCATGCGGGCATTCGACGCAGGTTGGGGAGGAGCGGTCTGGAAGACGCTCGGCAATCCCATCGTGAACGTGTCGAGTCGGTTTGGCGGGATCGACTATGGCAATACGCGCTTGATGGGCCTGAACAACATCGAGCTGATCACGGACAGGCCGCTCGACGTGAATTTGCGCGAAATTCGCGAAGTAAAACGACGGTATCCGAATCATGCGGTCATTGCGTCGCTGATGGTCGAGACGAAAGAAGAATGGAAAGAGATCATCGAGCGCGCGGAAGAAGCGGGAGCGGACGGGCACGAGCTGAATTTCGGCTGTCCGCACGGAATGTGCGAACGGGGCATGGGTTCGGCGGTGAGCTCCGAGCCGAAAGTGCTGCTCGAAATTGCCCGATGGGCGGTCGAATTCGCGACGAAGCCGGTCATCATCAAGCTGAGCCCGAACGTGACGGACATCGTGGAGCCGGGCGAAGCGGTGCTGGAATCGGGAGCGCATGCGATATCGCTGATCAACACGGTAAAATCGATCATGGGTGTCGATTTGGACCGAATGGTGCCGCTGCCGCGCGTGGGTTCAGGTTCGACAAACGGCGGTTATTGTGGACCTGCGGTCAAGCCGATTGCGCTGCACATGGTTGGTGAATTGACGCGGCACCCGGGAATCGCAAAGTTGCCCATTTCTGGGATCGGCGGTATCGCGAATTGGCGCGACGCGGCCGAGTTCATTGCGCTTGGGTGTACGAGCGTGCAGGTGTGCACGGCGGTGATGCATTATGGTTACCGCATCGTGGAGGACATGATCGAGGGGCTCAGCGATTTCCTCGATGCGCGCGGAATGAAGTCGGTGATGGACCTGCGAGGGCGCGCCGCATCGGCCTACAAGAATTGGGGCGAGCTGGATCTGGCGTATCGCGTCGTCGCCGACATCAATCCGGACAAATGCATTGGCTGTCAACTGTGTTACGTCGCGTGCATGGACGGAGCGCATCAATGCATCCATTTGCCCGGACGAACCGAAGCGGAATCGCGAAAAGCAGGACACACGCACATTCCGAAGTTCGTCCCGGAGCGCGCCGTCACGGCGAAAGGTGGTGCGACGGGAGCGCGCGTGCCGTACGTGGACGAAGACGAATGCATTGGGTGCAATTTGTGCCAATTGGTTTGTCCCGTTTCGGGATGCATCACGATGAAGGAGATGTCGTCGGGCAAGCCGCACGAATGCTGGGATGATCGCGTGCAAAATGGCACCGATTTCGTTCCTGGAGGATTGCGCGTGACCGAAGCTGCACGCGCCAAGCGGAGCAGTTAG
- a CDS encoding FAD-dependent oxidoreductase, whose protein sequence is MSTETARVPSLPGDRLEQRFHDKKPPYDEAEAIAEANRCLYCVDAPCIKACPTEIDIPTFIRKIATGNVKGAARTILSQNLLGKSCGQVCPVEVLCAGACVYNDWEREPIRIGRLQRYAVETAIAANPQIYTKKPSTGKRVALVGAGPASLAAAGWLALEGHKAVIFERKALPGGLNTLGIAPYKMKADESMAEIEWVLSLGDIEIRQGVEVVSEAKTPGQVSVASLCDDYDAVFLGLGLGPDSRLAIEGEEGSGVEGATALIERLKADPTLRLEGIRRAIIVGGGNTAIDITHELALLGVHATMLYRGTEAEMSAYDHEIAAGRIDGVNVVCSRIPTKVVRDENGRVIALRVARTENKRAVAGTEEDLPADLVVVATGQSRLTDLARAFPGVELDARGRVKVDAASHRTGNPKVWSGGDCVNGGKEVVNAVAEARVAARSMHAFLVGGG, encoded by the coding sequence ATGTCGACCGAGACGGCTCGCGTTCCGAGTTTACCTGGCGATCGGCTGGAGCAGCGCTTCCACGACAAGAAGCCGCCTTATGACGAGGCCGAAGCGATTGCCGAGGCAAATCGGTGTCTTTATTGCGTGGACGCGCCGTGCATCAAAGCGTGTCCCACGGAAATCGACATTCCCACGTTCATTCGCAAGATTGCCACGGGCAACGTAAAAGGTGCGGCGCGGACGATTCTATCGCAAAACCTGCTCGGTAAATCGTGCGGGCAGGTTTGTCCGGTCGAAGTGCTCTGCGCGGGCGCTTGCGTGTACAACGATTGGGAGCGCGAGCCGATTCGGATCGGCCGGCTTCAGCGATATGCGGTGGAAACGGCGATCGCCGCAAATCCGCAAATCTACACAAAAAAACCTTCAACGGGCAAACGCGTGGCGCTCGTCGGCGCTGGCCCGGCATCCCTTGCAGCCGCGGGATGGCTCGCATTGGAAGGGCACAAGGCCGTCATTTTCGAGCGAAAAGCATTGCCAGGCGGCCTCAATACACTCGGCATTGCGCCCTACAAGATGAAGGCCGATGAATCCATGGCCGAAATCGAATGGGTGCTTTCGCTGGGTGACATCGAAATTCGACAAGGCGTCGAAGTGGTCAGCGAAGCGAAAACTCCGGGGCAGGTTTCGGTTGCGTCGCTTTGCGATGATTACGACGCGGTGTTTTTGGGCTTGGGGCTCGGCCCCGATTCGCGCTTGGCCATCGAAGGCGAAGAAGGAAGCGGCGTCGAAGGCGCCACGGCGCTCATCGAACGGCTGAAGGCTGATCCGACATTGCGGCTCGAAGGCATTCGGCGAGCCATCATCGTGGGTGGCGGCAATACGGCCATTGACATAACGCACGAATTGGCGCTCTTGGGCGTGCACGCGACGATGCTTTATCGCGGAACCGAAGCGGAAATGTCCGCATACGACCACGAGATTGCCGCGGGTCGTATCGATGGCGTGAATGTCGTGTGTTCGCGCATTCCCACGAAGGTCGTTCGAGACGAAAACGGGCGCGTCATTGCGCTTCGCGTGGCACGCACGGAGAACAAACGCGCGGTCGCGGGGACCGAGGAAGACTTGCCGGCGGATTTGGTCGTCGTGGCGACGGGTCAAAGTCGATTGACGGACCTGGCGCGGGCATTTCCTGGCGTCGAATTGGACGCTCGAGGGCGGGTCAAAGTCGATGCAGCATCGCACCGTACGGGCAATCCGAAGGTGTGGAGCGGTGGGGATTGTGTCAATGGTGGCAAAGAAGTCGTCAATGCCGTAGCCGAAGCGCGCGTTGCCGCTCGCAGCATGCACGCATTTCTCGTTGGCGGAGGGTAG
- the hydA gene encoding dihydropyrimidinase, with amino-acid sequence MGILIKNGTIVSASDKYVGDVYCDGDKIVAVGTGLVKQNANDSVIDASGQLVFPGGIDAHVHMELPFMGTESSDDFETGTAAGVAGGTTSIIDFVIPARGQDLLDGLAMWKEKARKAVADYAFHMAVTWWGDKTRAEMQQCVNEEGIPSFKTFMAYRGAIGVDDYELVQVMETARDLGGLVTVHAEHGDVVVALQKKLVAEGKLEPKYHAVSRPSPVEGEATNRAIMMARLLGEPVYVVHVTCREAIDAIAEARKRGQVVMGETCPQYMILDDSVYEKPDFEGAAYVMSPPIRPKGHQDALWAAIASGVLQVVATDHCPFNQVGQKDMGRHDFTKIPNGAAGIENRLGLLWTYGVQAGRIDVNRFVDIFATQPAKIFGLYPRKGAILPGADADIVVFDPAGSSTISAKTHHHRCDRNIFEGFEVKGKVSHTIVAGRVQYKDGKLDVQRGAGRFLPRKLDKFPVPVRSA; translated from the coding sequence ATGGGCATCTTGATCAAAAACGGCACAATCGTCTCGGCTTCCGACAAGTACGTTGGAGATGTGTATTGTGATGGCGATAAAATCGTCGCCGTCGGCACGGGGCTCGTGAAACAGAATGCCAACGATAGCGTCATCGATGCGTCGGGGCAGCTCGTTTTTCCGGGCGGCATCGATGCACACGTGCACATGGAATTGCCCTTCATGGGCACGGAGAGCTCGGACGACTTCGAAACGGGGACGGCAGCCGGCGTGGCCGGAGGAACGACGTCGATCATCGATTTCGTGATTCCGGCCCGTGGTCAAGATTTGCTCGATGGCCTGGCCATGTGGAAGGAAAAGGCGCGCAAAGCCGTCGCCGATTATGCCTTCCACATGGCCGTTACGTGGTGGGGCGACAAAACGCGCGCCGAAATGCAGCAATGCGTGAACGAAGAAGGTATTCCGTCGTTCAAGACGTTCATGGCGTACCGCGGAGCCATCGGCGTCGACGATTACGAGCTCGTGCAAGTCATGGAAACAGCTCGTGATTTGGGCGGCCTCGTGACCGTGCACGCCGAACATGGCGATGTGGTCGTGGCCCTCCAGAAAAAACTCGTGGCCGAAGGGAAATTGGAGCCCAAATACCACGCGGTATCACGGCCATCACCCGTCGAAGGGGAAGCGACGAATCGGGCGATCATGATGGCGCGGCTTTTGGGCGAGCCCGTGTACGTCGTGCACGTGACGTGTCGTGAAGCCATCGATGCAATCGCGGAGGCTCGAAAGCGCGGTCAGGTGGTCATGGGTGAGACGTGCCCGCAATACATGATATTGGATGACTCGGTGTACGAAAAGCCCGATTTCGAGGGAGCGGCGTACGTGATGAGTCCGCCGATTCGGCCGAAGGGTCATCAGGATGCGCTTTGGGCAGCGATTGCTTCAGGCGTGCTGCAGGTTGTCGCGACAGACCATTGCCCGTTCAATCAGGTGGGCCAAAAAGACATGGGGCGGCACGATTTCACCAAGATCCCGAATGGTGCCGCGGGCATCGAAAATCGATTGGGCCTACTTTGGACGTACGGCGTGCAAGCGGGTCGAATCGACGTAAACAGGTTCGTCGACATTTTCGCAACGCAACCGGCCAAGATATTCGGGCTCTATCCGCGAAAAGGGGCCATCCTGCCGGGCGCCGACGCAGATATCGTCGTATTCGATCCCGCAGGTAGCTCGACGATTTCCGCCAAGACGCACCATCACCGGTGTGATCGAAACATTTTCGAGGGATTCGAAGTAAAAGGCAAAGTCAGCCATACGATCGTGGCGGGACGCGTCCAATACAAAGACGGAAAGCTCGACGTACAACGAGGCGCGGGACGATTTTTGCCGCGGAAACTCGACAAGTTTCCCGTGCCGGTGAGGAGTGCCTGA
- a CDS encoding acyltransferase, with the protein MARNVIGGLIQCSNALNDPNASVLAIRDAMYEKHIPLIEEAGKKGVQILCLQEVFNTPYFCPSQDARWCDTAEAVPGPTVQKLAEYAKKYQMVMIIPVYEREFAGVYYNTAAVVDADGTYLGKYRKNHIPQTNGFWEKYFFKPGNLGYPTFQTRYAKIGVYICYDRHFPEGARLLGLNGAEIVFNPSATVAGLSQYLWKLEQPAHAVANGYYIAASNRVGTEAPWNIGKFYGTSYFCDPRGNFLAVGSEDKDELVVAEMNLDLIEEVRRTWQFYRDRRPETYGDMVKLLP; encoded by the coding sequence ATGGCCAGGAACGTCATCGGAGGCTTGATTCAGTGCAGCAACGCGCTGAACGATCCAAACGCATCGGTGCTCGCGATTCGCGATGCCATGTACGAAAAGCACATTCCGCTCATCGAAGAGGCGGGCAAAAAGGGCGTGCAGATCTTGTGTCTGCAAGAAGTGTTCAATACGCCTTATTTCTGCCCCTCGCAGGATGCTCGCTGGTGTGACACCGCCGAAGCCGTGCCTGGGCCGACGGTCCAAAAGCTCGCCGAATACGCCAAAAAATACCAGATGGTGATGATCATCCCGGTGTACGAGCGTGAATTCGCGGGCGTGTATTACAATACCGCCGCGGTCGTCGACGCCGACGGGACGTACCTGGGTAAGTACCGGAAAAACCATATTCCCCAGACGAACGGCTTTTGGGAGAAATACTTCTTCAAGCCGGGCAATTTGGGATATCCGACGTTCCAGACGCGATATGCCAAGATTGGCGTGTACATCTGCTACGATCGGCACTTCCCCGAGGGCGCGCGCCTCCTCGGATTGAATGGCGCAGAAATCGTCTTCAATCCCTCGGCAACGGTAGCCGGCCTTTCCCAATACTTGTGGAAGCTCGAGCAACCTGCGCATGCCGTCGCGAATGGATATTACATCGCGGCGTCCAATCGCGTGGGTACGGAAGCGCCGTGGAACATCGGCAAGTTTTACGGGACAAGCTACTTCTGCGATCCGCGCGGCAATTTCCTCGCCGTGGGAAGCGAAGACAAAGACGAGCTCGTGGTGGCCGAAATGAACCTCGACTTGATCGAAGAAGTTCGGCGCACGTGGCAATTCTACCGCGATAGGCGTCCGGAAACGTATGGCGACATGGTGAAACTTCTCCCGTGA
- a CDS encoding CoA-acylating methylmalonate-semialdehyde dehydrogenase: protein MRVLENFINGAWVASSGTTLLDVKNPATGEVLAKVPLSTASDVDRAVQAAQAAFPAWRAVPPAQRARYLFKLRTVLDAHREEVASICTSEHGKTLTESINDFGRGIENVEHAAGIPTLMMGQSLEDVATNIDSKTVRQPLGVFAAITPFNFPPMVPLWFLPYAIATGNTFVLKPSEQVPLSQKRIFELIQEAGLPPGVVNLVNGGKEVVEAICAHPTIKGVSFVGSSAVAKIVYQRCGETGKRVQSLGGAKNFIVIMPDADMDRAVQNAVESCYGCAGQRCLAGSVIVPVGDAYERVRDMFVDYAKKLVLGDGKKPETTLGPVISRPHRDKVLAYIEKGIAEGARLVLDGRGATVAGCEGGNWVGATIFEDVKPEMVIAKEEIFGPVVSFMHAKTLDDAIAMANASEYGNAASIYTTNGKAARTFASRIEAGMVGVNIGVAAPMAFFPFGGQKGSLFGDTKAHGATGIDFYTERKIVIERWF from the coding sequence ATGCGTGTGCTCGAGAACTTCATCAACGGCGCCTGGGTTGCCTCGTCGGGCACCACGCTCCTCGACGTGAAAAATCCCGCGACGGGCGAAGTGCTCGCGAAGGTGCCGCTTTCGACGGCGAGTGATGTCGACCGTGCAGTGCAAGCTGCGCAAGCGGCGTTTCCTGCGTGGCGAGCGGTGCCGCCGGCCCAACGAGCGCGATATTTGTTCAAGTTGCGAACGGTGCTCGATGCGCATCGTGAAGAAGTGGCGAGCATCTGCACGAGCGAGCACGGCAAAACGCTCACGGAATCAATCAATGATTTCGGCCGCGGGATTGAAAACGTCGAGCATGCCGCGGGCATTCCGACGCTGATGATGGGCCAATCGCTCGAAGACGTCGCGACGAACATCGACAGCAAGACCGTGCGTCAGCCGCTCGGGGTATTTGCCGCGATTACGCCATTCAACTTCCCGCCCATGGTGCCGCTCTGGTTTTTGCCCTATGCGATTGCGACAGGCAATACGTTCGTGCTCAAGCCGAGCGAGCAGGTTCCGCTGTCGCAAAAGCGCATTTTCGAGTTGATTCAGGAAGCGGGTTTGCCCCCGGGCGTGGTGAATCTCGTCAATGGCGGCAAAGAGGTCGTCGAAGCGATTTGCGCGCATCCGACGATCAAGGGCGTTTCCTTCGTCGGTTCATCCGCCGTTGCGAAAATCGTGTATCAGCGGTGCGGCGAAACGGGCAAGCGTGTTCAATCGCTGGGCGGCGCGAAAAACTTCATCGTGATCATGCCAGACGCGGACATGGACCGCGCCGTGCAGAATGCCGTCGAATCTTGTTATGGGTGTGCAGGCCAGCGATGTTTGGCCGGCAGCGTCATCGTGCCCGTGGGCGATGCGTACGAACGCGTGCGCGACATGTTCGTCGACTATGCCAAGAAGCTCGTATTGGGCGATGGCAAAAAACCGGAAACGACGCTTGGCCCGGTGATTTCGCGGCCGCATCGCGACAAGGTGCTCGCATACATCGAAAAAGGCATTGCGGAAGGCGCGCGATTGGTGCTCGACGGACGCGGGGCGACCGTTGCGGGCTGCGAAGGTGGCAATTGGGTTGGCGCGACGATCTTCGAGGACGTAAAGCCGGAGATGGTGATTGCCAAAGAAGAAATCTTCGGGCCGGTCGTGTCCTTCATGCATGCCAAAACGCTCGACGACGCCATTGCAATGGCCAATGCCAGTGAATACGGCAATGCGGCGAGCATTTACACGACGAATGGAAAGGCCGCGCGCACGTTTGCTTCGCGCATCGAAGCGGGCATGGTCGGCGTCAACATCGGCGTCGCGGCGCCCATGGCATTTTTCCCATTTGGTGGGCAAAAAGGAAGCTTGTTCGGCGATACGAAAGCGCACGGGGCGACGGGGATCGACTTCTACACCGAGCGCAAGATCGTCATTGAAAGGTGGTTCTAA
- a CDS encoding HAD-IA family hydrolase, translated as MLPPKAVVFDLDGTLIDSRGDIVAALNHALISTGSSPQPASKIVPLVGNGARSLCARAVNLPDNDPEVDELVRLFLDYYHAHPLDFTRWTPGALQALEDLSAMEDMLIGLCTNKHRSTTEAVLAGLGIADRFGAVVAGGDLPERKPDPEPLLLTAKFLDVDPRTVVMVGDGVQDVVCAKNAGAWSVAVESGFTPTDELMLASPNVAVKDLSFVAGIVQRWREPTTKLKLR; from the coding sequence GTGCTCCCTCCGAAGGCGGTCGTGTTCGATCTCGACGGCACGTTGATCGACAGCCGTGGCGACATCGTTGCGGCGCTGAACCACGCGTTGATTTCGACGGGGTCGAGTCCGCAGCCGGCGTCGAAAATCGTGCCGCTCGTGGGCAATGGTGCCCGATCGCTTTGTGCGCGCGCCGTGAACTTGCCCGACAACGATCCCGAAGTCGACGAGCTCGTGCGGCTCTTTTTGGACTACTACCACGCTCATCCGCTCGACTTCACGCGCTGGACACCGGGGGCTCTGCAAGCGCTCGAAGACCTTTCGGCGATGGAGGACATGCTGATTGGTTTGTGCACCAACAAGCATCGCTCGACGACCGAAGCGGTTCTTGCGGGGCTAGGGATCGCGGATCGATTCGGCGCGGTCGTGGCTGGTGGCGATCTTCCCGAGCGCAAGCCTGATCCCGAGCCACTTCTTTTGACTGCGAAGTTTCTCGACGTCGATCCGCGCACCGTGGTGATGGTGGGTGACGGCGTACAGGACGTCGTTTGTGCGAAAAATGCTGGGGCCTGGTCGGTTGCCGTCGAGTCGGGATTCACGCCGACGGATGAATTGATGTTGGCCAGCCCGAACGTAGCGGTCAAAGACTTGTCGTTCGTCGCGGGAATCGTGCAACGTTGGCGCGAACCAACGACGAAGCTGAAGCTGCGTTGA
- a CDS encoding sulfatase-like hydrolase/transferase — MGASLAGLFAAAFDTAWARGQGDGSADVKPFAVFLADAGLVAPIALGVGLAVGVGSVLVFPHRAPSPSSLTDWLRDMAKGRPADVAAFAPLVVIAAFVWTTLTAQLARALLGLDVPAAIAGFAIATGSLVIGLLAALLALALTPALRRALALASDGGKGFVDPVRTGATALVLVAGLFALGVSTGGVSGEGGPLGIYGVFKRPELDLRAPALLLLVAVSSLAFAAVSSFRRTIFFIAVALAPLTLLARSAVKLGGEGLPTAQLIERGAPLGKLSLKGLRKLSDRDRDGASAWFGGGDCLEGDARVGPLGVEIADNGIDEDCSGSDLKAAALAAFNNDKPAQDPVIEAAARDVVPKDLNVLLITIDTLRADLGYAGYPHPVSPNLDALAARSTVFTTAYSLASYTGKSIGPMLIGKYGSETQRNWGHFNKFSEDETFLAQRISRAKIRTMGVHAHRYFGPFGGLDRGFDVVDMSAAPPEGAPWDVANKSSSAELSDAALALLQRPENTSGRFFMWIHYLDPHADYLHHDDVPDFGKGQRALYDGEVAFTDKHIGRVLDAVQKAPWGSRTAIIVTSDHGEAFGEHKMYRHGFELWEPLVRVPLVVHVPGAKPSRVEARRSLIDLAPTVLELMHIDLPKPAENSADWLSGTSLLPDVFLPPGQTAEARDVIVDMPAGPYNDARRSFIHGDLKLTISNNAAYELYDLAKDPGETADLWQKPDAKGDMADRYAAAKARLREIRVVGPRK; from the coding sequence ATGGGCGCATCGCTTGCTGGCTTGTTTGCTGCCGCATTCGACACGGCATGGGCGCGCGGACAAGGCGATGGCTCGGCCGACGTCAAACCATTTGCCGTGTTCTTGGCGGATGCCGGGCTCGTTGCACCCATCGCGCTCGGCGTTGGACTCGCCGTAGGCGTCGGCTCGGTCCTCGTCTTCCCTCATCGAGCGCCATCGCCTTCGAGCCTCACGGATTGGCTGCGCGACATGGCGAAGGGACGTCCTGCGGATGTCGCCGCATTCGCCCCGCTCGTGGTGATCGCGGCGTTTGTCTGGACCACCCTTACCGCGCAACTTGCGCGCGCGCTCCTCGGGCTCGATGTACCGGCGGCGATCGCTGGTTTCGCCATCGCAACGGGATCGCTCGTCATTGGGCTCTTGGCTGCGCTGCTTGCCCTCGCGTTGACGCCGGCTTTGCGACGAGCACTCGCGCTTGCAAGTGACGGAGGCAAAGGGTTTGTCGATCCAGTACGCACGGGAGCGACTGCGCTCGTCCTCGTGGCCGGTCTTTTCGCGCTCGGTGTTTCGACGGGCGGCGTGAGCGGCGAAGGCGGGCCTCTCGGGATTTACGGCGTGTTCAAGCGGCCCGAGCTCGATTTGCGAGCGCCTGCGCTTCTCTTGCTCGTGGCCGTGTCGTCACTCGCATTTGCGGCCGTGAGTTCGTTTCGACGAACCATTTTTTTCATCGCGGTGGCGCTCGCGCCGCTCACGCTTCTGGCGCGCTCTGCGGTGAAGCTCGGTGGTGAGGGTTTGCCCACGGCCCAGTTGATCGAGCGAGGTGCACCGCTGGGCAAGCTTTCGCTGAAGGGTTTGCGGAAGCTCAGCGATCGGGATCGCGACGGTGCGAGCGCATGGTTTGGCGGAGGCGATTGTCTCGAAGGCGATGCGCGCGTTGGACCGCTTGGCGTCGAGATCGCGGACAACGGGATCGACGAAGATTGTTCCGGATCGGACTTGAAGGCGGCAGCGCTGGCGGCGTTCAACAACGACAAACCTGCACAGGATCCGGTGATCGAAGCGGCGGCGCGGGATGTCGTGCCCAAGGATCTCAACGTCCTTTTGATCACGATCGACACGCTTCGTGCGGACCTGGGATACGCGGGATATCCGCACCCGGTTTCACCGAACCTCGATGCGCTCGCGGCACGCAGCACGGTGTTCACGACGGCGTATTCACTTGCGTCGTACACGGGCAAGAGCATCGGGCCGATGTTGATTGGGAAGTACGGGAGCGAAACGCAGCGCAATTGGGGGCATTTCAATAAGTTCAGCGAGGACGAGACGTTTTTGGCGCAGCGAATTTCGCGCGCGAAAATTCGTACGATGGGCGTGCATGCGCATCGTTACTTCGGCCCGTTCGGGGGACTCGATCGCGGCTTCGACGTGGTCGACATGTCGGCTGCTCCGCCCGAGGGAGCGCCATGGGACGTCGCGAACAAGTCGTCGAGCGCCGAGCTTTCGGATGCAGCGCTCGCGCTTCTCCAGCGTCCCGAGAACACGTCGGGTCGGTTCTTCATGTGGATCCATTATCTCGATCCGCATGCGGATTATTTGCATCACGACGACGTACCGGACTTCGGCAAAGGACAACGCGCGCTGTACGACGGTGAAGTTGCGTTCACGGACAAACACATCGGCCGAGTGCTCGATGCGGTGCAAAAAGCTCCGTGGGGATCGCGCACGGCGATCATCGTGACGAGCGATCACGGTGAAGCGTTTGGCGAGCACAAGATGTACCGGCACGGTTTCGAGCTTTGGGAGCCGCTCGTTCGCGTGCCGCTCGTCGTGCACGTACCCGGTGCCAAGCCGTCGCGCGTCGAGGCGCGGCGCAGCTTGATCGACCTTGCGCCGACGGTGCTCGAGCTGATGCACATCGATCTGCCAAAGCCTGCGGAGAACAGTGCGGATTGGTTGTCGGGAACGTCCTTGCTACCCGATGTTTTTTTGCCGCCGGGGCAGACCGCAGAGGCGCGAGACGTCATCGTCGACATGCCGGCGGGGCCTTACAACGATGCGCGACGATCGTTCATTCATGGAGATCTCAAGCTGACGATCTCGAACAATGCGGCGTACGAACTGTACGATTTGGCGAAGGATCCCGGGGAAACCGCAGACCTGTGGCAGAAGCCGGACGCGAAAGGCGACATGGCTGATCGTTACGCTGCGGCGAAGGCGCGCCTGCGCGAGATACGCGTCGTTGGACCTCGCAAATGA
- a CDS encoding tyrosine recombinase XerC, which produces MRRSAQTSARPCAELEEATVRFVRHLDEERQASPHTVAAYRRDLAQLVAFVRDKRPQLERPSEIDVFVLRSFLGQLARTHAPPSIGRKVAAIRTFLHFLEVRGEITTNPAAALELPKVRRPLPTFVNVDAAAEIVEAPDESTAEGQRDRAMLEVMYGSGLRVSELVGLDVGDVEIDADGGRARVIGKGRKERIVPFGSHARSALLRWLGCREELRHPKTGAIDERALFVSRLGKRIGVRQVQHLVRRYGALGAGRADMHPHALRHTFATHLLDGGADLRAIQRMLGHASLSTTQRYTHVSTEHLMKVYDSAHPLARREASARRRARSGG; this is translated from the coding sequence GTGAGACGCTCGGCTCAGACATCCGCCCGTCCATGCGCGGAGCTCGAGGAAGCAACCGTACGGTTCGTGCGGCACTTGGACGAAGAGCGTCAAGCGTCGCCGCACACGGTCGCGGCGTATCGACGAGACCTCGCGCAGCTCGTGGCGTTCGTTCGAGACAAACGGCCTCAGCTAGAGCGACCGTCCGAGATTGACGTCTTTGTCTTGCGCAGTTTTTTGGGGCAGCTAGCACGCACGCATGCGCCACCGTCGATCGGGCGAAAAGTCGCGGCCATTCGAACTTTTCTACATTTCCTGGAAGTGCGCGGAGAGATCACGACAAACCCTGCCGCGGCCCTCGAGCTGCCCAAGGTGCGCAGGCCCTTGCCAACGTTCGTGAACGTCGATGCAGCAGCGGAAATCGTCGAAGCTCCAGACGAAAGCACGGCCGAAGGCCAGCGTGATCGCGCCATGCTCGAAGTCATGTACGGCTCGGGGCTGCGCGTATCGGAGCTCGTGGGGCTCGACGTTGGCGATGTCGAGATCGATGCCGATGGAGGACGAGCTCGCGTGATCGGCAAAGGACGCAAAGAGCGCATCGTTCCGTTTGGCTCGCACGCAAGAAGCGCGCTTTTGCGGTGGCTCGGGTGCCGTGAAGAGCTGCGTCATCCGAAGACGGGCGCGATCGACGAGCGCGCGCTGTTCGTTTCACGCCTCGGCAAACGCATCGGTGTGCGGCAAGTGCAGCACTTGGTGAGGCGTTACGGTGCGCTTGGCGCAGGGCGAGCGGACATGCATCCGCACGCGCTCAGGCACACGTTCGCCACGCACTTGCTCGATGGCGGAGCGGACTTGCGTGCGATCCAGCGCATGCTCGGGCACGCGAGTTTGTCGACGACACAGCGGTACACGCACGTGTCGACTGAGCATCTGATGAAAGTTTACGACTCGGCGCATCCGCTCGCGCGACGTGAGGCTTCCGCGCGCAGGCGCGCAAGAAGTGGTGGATGA